In the genome of bacterium, the window GAGATTTCGAGCAGTATGGGCCGGCTTCCGAAAAGGTTTGAAAATCAGCTAAAGGAAAAGCCTGAGAGCGAATATCTGCATATCAGTATCCAGTGTGAATGCAAATGGGGAACTGATGATATACCTTCGGTAGAGTTAGAAAATTTTTATTTCTCCAAAAATCATCCTGATGCTGCATTTGGCCTGACTGTGGCATCTGCGTTTGTTACAAGATATCAGGGAATTGCAGCAATTGAGCAGGGCAATAGTAATGGAGTTATGATTTCTCTGTACATTCCTGCAAATAGCGCAGCATGATGAGGGATGGATTTTAATGATGAATAAGTAATGTATTGAGAGGCTGTCACTTCCGAAGAAGCCTGAATCACAATAACATGATTATTGAATCCATGGAAACAAAATCTCATTATCGTAAGATTTGAATGCAAACATACGAGGCCAGGGAGGAAGTTTGAGCATGAGTAAGTTGTTAGTATTTGATTTTGACGGAGTTATATGCAACTCATATCACGATTCATTAATGACCTCAATCAATACATACATAGAACTCGTTTCTGAGCATGACTTACCTGTATCTTCGAAACTATCGGAAAAATCAGTATTTGAGTTTGAAGAAAGGGAAAAAGAATTCTGCAGAATGTTCAGGGAATTAATGCCTCTCGGGAATTTTGCTCATGATTATTATGTAATATTAAGGATTGTTGAGCAAAACGTTTTTAACACAATTAAAACCCAGGAAGACTTTGATAAATTTAAAAAGTCGTGTTCGCCGGATATAATTGACAGTTATCAAAAAAGATTTTATAAGGTCAGGTACGATATGCAGACAAATGATCCGGAAGCGTGGGTTGGAATTTTGCCTGCTTTTACAGGCGTGATTCCTGCTGTAACGAAGCTGTCAGAAAAATACACTCTTGCAATAGCAACATCAAAAGATGTCAGGTCTGTAGAAATTCTGCTGAAAGAGTATGACCTGATAAACTATTTTGAACATGAAAATATCCTTGATAAAGATTATGCCCGTTCAAAAAGGGAACACCTTGTAACATTTTCAAAGAAGCATGCTGTTGATTTTTCCGATATGAGTTTTATAGACGACAAGGTACTTCATCTTGTTTCAGTAAGAGATCTGGGCGTGAATCTTTTTCTGGCAACCTGGGGATTTAATACCGAACGGGAGTATGATATTGCCAGGGCAAATGGCTGCCGTTTATTGAAGCTTGATGAGCTGAACACTCTTTAATGATAATGATTTGTGAATTAACCTTTATTATTCAGGAATAAAACCCCTTCCTCATGTTATTCCCGCATGCTCCTGGCGGGAATCCACCTTTTTCTTGTACTTTTTAGATTTGTGAATAATGCAAGTTAGAATAATAAGTAGAATATTTCTTTAAAAATAGATATCTCCCTGAACTCCTATTTTATTAATTTTGTTTCCGTAAATCATATTGTATCCTGATCTTAAATAAGTTCTGCCCGGATAAAATGTAAGCGACCACTTTGCAGACAGTTTGAAAGATTTAAAAGGATTTAATGCAAAAATGATGTAAATCCTTTCTCCTCTGTTGTAAAGTGGGGTATTTGAAAGTACACCCGGAAGGTCACGCTCAAATTCATAAATGCGTGTATCCCATGATTCGGTGTCAAATACTATGGCTCTTAAATTGACAAATGATTTATGAAATGGCTTTATCAGGCCGTCAGCAAAAAAGAGAAAACCATTTTCACCATGCTTTATAGACTCATAATAAGAGCCGTTTATCGAGAAACGGACTGCTTCGAACCGCGCCCTGAATCTGATTTTTTTTGACGGAGAATAGCTGATTCCAGAGCGAAATTTATAAAGCGAAGTAGAAGCAACATGTACTAAAGGCTCTGAAGAATGAGTATCTTTTATTGCTCTTGCCCCTGTTTTTTTGTTAAACCTTAACAAAATTTTCACTTTATGTGAGAGTTTTAATTCCCACTGAGAAAAAATATCAGATGAATTAAATGGAACAGGAATAAAGTATGTTCTCCACGGAGTATGGTGAAAGTCTAAATAAAAGGATGCAGAGATACGCCTGCTGAATTTACGTTTCATGCCGCAATAGATACCTTGCCTGTTTTTTGCAGGAGATATTGACATAAAAGAGCTGTAAGGACTGTAAAATTTTTTTGAAAAATAGTAGTAAACGAAAGCAAGTTTTAAGAGCCCGATATTTGTTGCTGCCCCTGTAACAATGGCGCATGATCCGGGATCAGATTCGGATAATTCTCCATATAAATTTACATTCTTTACCTCGATATCCCAATGGGCGCCGTACACAAAAAGTTTCTGCCCCTTAAATTCAAATTGCTTTCTTTCGTTTATTTCGGGATTTAAAGGAGGCGAAAAACGTGCGTGCATAATTGTAAATCCCGCTGAATTATTTTTATTTATGTACGATGCTGAAAAACAAATATTTGATTCACAGGCATTGCCCTTTGTTTTGATTTCGTACTCGGTTCTGTGAAGCCCTGATTTTTTAAAGGAGCTGACTGTTGAGTCATTATTTAATGAAGCGTCCTTGTGTGCTTTTGAATAAAATCCTGTTAATGAGAAATGCCGATTATAAAGAGAAAGCGCAATACCCTGCATGTATCCGAACTCTGTTGATAATGCATAACCTGAAATTCCTGATGTACGATTTTTTGCAGCTTTTACGGAATTTGCTCCTTTGTACTGACTGTAAGGCCCCCATAATGTAAGGCCCTGGCCTGTTTCCGCAATAAAATTGCCTGCAATAATCTTAAGCCCGTGTTTTTTAATGTGCAGCTCTGCATACCCGACAAAATGGTCTGCATAGGACGCTTCACCCGGATCTTTATGGATAAGTATCTTTGAAGAAAATGGCCCTTTTGATAATGTCATACGATTGTAAGTGTAAACAGGCGGCCCTTTGAATTTATTGGTGCTGAATCCTTTCTCTTTTTCCAGTTTCCGCATGTATCTGTTCCTGAAAGACACGGATAAAGGAGTGGACTTTTCCATTTTGTCAAATCTAATATATGAAGATATTAATTTTACAAAATCAGTATCAAAATGCATGCGGCTTTGAAAATCGCTTAATGATTTAAAATCTCCGTTTTTTTTACGCTCCCTGATAATTTTGCGTGCAGATATGTTATCAAAAAATGGTATGGCATTAATGGTTTTTTCAGAAGCGGAATTGATGTTTAGAGGATTGGCTTTAATATCTTCGAGGCGTTCCAAAATCATTGTATTTTTTGTTTTCTGGTCTTCGAGAAGTTTTTCCTGAATATCCTGGCTGAATAATACAACTGCAGGTAAAAAAAGAATGATTATGGAAAAACGTGCAATAAGTTTGTTTTTTGAGCACATAATTAATAGCTCCCCTGTTTTTTATGGTTAGATTCTAAATTTTTAACATAGAAGAAGTAAAATGAGGGAAAAAAAAGAGCAGCCGGATTTTTCCAAGTTGAAAAAACGGTCACACATAGGGTCAGGAATAATCGGTTTGTAACCGGGTTATGTGCTCCGGCCTGCCATGTAAAAAAAATAAACATGACAAAAATAGAAAAAGCAGCAACAGTACTTTTTGCCTGCGAGGTTACAGTATAATTGTACATACAGTTAAATGTAATTTAATGTTGTGATGCAGGTGCTTAGCAGCTCTTATGCATGATGCTATAATATAATAATAAAATTTAAAATGTCAAGATAATATTCGAAAAAATAAGAAATAAATTAGGGGCTGTATCAAAAGTCGATTTGAAGTCATTACAAGAAGCGAAGCGACATAGTAATCTCAGAAATTGAGCCCGAATTGAAGAGACTGCTTCGCAAAAAGACGCTCGCAATGACAGGGTTAGGACTTTTGACACAGCCCCTATAAAGGAAATATCATAACATTAACAAAGATTAAAGTCTTTGTTCCCAGCTTTTGGGTAGTTTATCAAAACATCCTTGCCATTCCAAATCCCACATAAAAACCCTTTCTCGTAAGAGGCACGGCAAAATCAATCCTTGCAATGCCGAATAGCCCGTTTATGGAAATACCTGATTCGCTGTAGGTATCTGTTATCTGAAGCGGAGTGTAGGTTAACGCCTTTTTACTCATCCATGTTCTGCCTATGGCGCCGAAAACAATTATTCCGAGGCCTTTTCTTGCAAGGGAGTGAAGGCCGAGCAGTTCAAAGGGAATTGTCCTGAAGTTGTGTTCGGCAAATACAGCAGCATATTTTTCTCCTTCCACCGGCCTGTTTTTAAGAGTTTTAAACACTCCAAAAGGCATAAATCCTCCGATTGATGTTCCAATATTCCCCATTTTCTGCAATGGCAATGTACCTTTGTAAGTGCCTGCTGTAAATTGTACATCAATACAGGGCGCAAGCATTCTTCTGCGCAGGAATGTATTGATCCTGAAATTTCCGTTTAACCTGTAGGATGTAAAATTAAAATCACTTGAAAATAGATCGGGTGATGAGTGTTCTATTTCAAATGAGATGCGGTTCTGGCTGATAGGAGCAAATGGAATAAGATCATGTCCGAGGGAGAGATTCAGATATACTGATCGTAAGTTTCCCGCGTCAATTGCAGGATTTAATCTGCTTATTTTTCCTTTGCCCGTAAGTGTAAATGTGCTGGTTTCTTCGAGGGAAGAGTGGGTTTCAATGTTGACTCCTATTTTTAAACTGGCAGGGATCTTTGAAACAGAGTATTTAAGAGATGTTCTGAATCGTTTGTTTCTGTAATAATCATTGTAATCTGTTTCTCCGATTAAACAGGAGTAGGTGTTTATAAATGCCGGATAGTTCAAGGCTGAAAATCTGCTTTGTGCGCCGGAAAAACAGTCTGCTGACACAGAAAGATTCTTAAGCTTTGCTGCACCGCGGATTGACCATGCAAACTCTTTAAGCCCTGCATAGTAATCTGTCGATGCAAGTATTTTTACATGTTTCTTTGAGAGAGAAATACCAATCCCGGGGCCAAAACCTGTAACTCTGTTGTATTGAAACCTTGGATTTATATAGGATAATAATGTTCGTTTTTTCTTTTTTGTGTCTGCGCTGGTACTGGCACTTCCTGCATCATTTGATGCACTGACAACAACATATTTTGCAAGGAATCCGGTTGGTTTAAATGCTTTGTTTAATGTCATTGTGCTGTCAAGGTTTTTGTAAGCAGAGGATTCCTCCATTGTTAATGGTACGGGAGTTGTTGTCATTATATTTTTTCTGATTGACAGAGAATCCACAATAATGTGTTTTTTGGATTTAAATATTGAGTCGGGAAAAGCTGAATTAACGCTGTATTCAGTAAACACTGAAATTTGATTGTAGATAATTTTCGGAAAATTCAGCCCCACCATACCGATTTTAATTAAGCCGTGCATGCGCATGTCAACGGGAAGCCAGAACAGGCTGCCGAATTTTCTGTACTGCTGCTTATAGTGAATTTCAAAATTCTGAAAAGGAGGAGGCAGTATTACTGATTCCGAAGGAACAAGGTCAACATCAATTATGGCGTAGTCCTCATCAACAACGCTGATTCTGCCTTTAAATGTCGGCTGTAATTTTGACTTTGGCGATACTTCAATGTCATAAACTGTCTTCCCGTTAAATGATCTGTAATTTGTAAGGGAAAAATTGTAATATTTTAATGCCTTTGGATTTGTAACTCCTATGACTTTAAAACCTGCTACGTCTATATTGTCATCATAGAGATTCTGAAGATTTGATGCAAATGCGAAGTTCTCCGTATTTTTAATGTTTGCCGATGTTTTTTTTGAAACAATGACTTCTTTATCTCCTTTGTTTTTATCCCAGTATAATCTGGAATTACTCTCCGCGATATAAACAATACTTGTATCATTCTCAAGTGATATCCTGGAATATGCGTCTACTCTGTATCTGCTGAGTGATTTAAGCCATGATTTTTTATGTTTTATTACTTTACGCATGATATTTACGGCAGGGTCTTCATCAGATACAGTGATTGGTTTGAGCTGTATTACCGTAGGATTTAGTTTAACTGTAATTGATGAAGGTGAAGATTCTGTTACAGTAATTTTTTTTGCAATATACCCGATGTATGTTACATTAAGGGTTGCAGGCAGCTTTTTTATCTCTATCTTAAATTTGCCGTCGCTGTTTGTTATTGTGCCTTTATAGGTGTTTTCTATCTGTATGTTTGTGTTTGAAAGGGGCTTGCCTGTGCTTGCGTCAATTACATAACCTGAAATCAGTTTTTGGCCAGGGAGAGGAGAGGCAAATAGCATTATGGCAATAACTGCTGAAAAGGCTTTCATAAATCCTCCTGAGTCATGAATGTAAAATTAAAGATTTGTAAAAAATAACAATAATTATTAACTTATACTATTATTTTCTTTAAAAGTTTCAAAGAAATAGATGTTCAGGAACAAGTTTTTTCTTTTTTATACGTCTTAATATAAAGAGCTTAATTTATTATGAAAAAATCTGAAGGATTATGGAAGCTAAACTGATAAAATTGTTAAAGACTGGGGATTCTACGGCATTTAAACAATTTGTAGAAGCCAATCAGGACAGGGTTGTAAGTATTTGTTATGGTTTCCT includes:
- a CDS encoding carboxypeptidase-like regulatory domain-containing protein, with protein sequence MKAFSAVIAIMLFASPLPGQKLISGYVIDASTGKPLSNTNIQIENTYKGTITNSDGKFKIEIKKLPATLNVTYIGYIAKKITVTESSPSSITVKLNPTVIQLKPITVSDEDPAVNIMRKVIKHKKSWLKSLSRYRVDAYSRISLENDTSIVYIAESNSRLYWDKNKGDKEVIVSKKTSANIKNTENFAFASNLQNLYDDNIDVAGFKVIGVTNPKALKYYNFSLTNYRSFNGKTVYDIEVSPKSKLQPTFKGRISVVDEDYAIIDVDLVPSESVILPPPFQNFEIHYKQQYRKFGSLFWLPVDMRMHGLIKIGMVGLNFPKIIYNQISVFTEYSVNSAFPDSIFKSKKHIIVDSLSIRKNIMTTTPVPLTMEESSAYKNLDSTMTLNKAFKPTGFLAKYVVVSASNDAGSASTSADTKKKKRTLLSYINPRFQYNRVTGFGPGIGISLSKKHVKILASTDYYAGLKEFAWSIRGAAKLKNLSVSADCFSGAQSRFSALNYPAFINTYSCLIGETDYNDYYRNKRFRTSLKYSVSKIPASLKIGVNIETHSSLEETSTFTLTGKGKISRLNPAIDAGNLRSVYLNLSLGHDLIPFAPISQNRISFEIEHSSPDLFSSDFNFTSYRLNGNFRINTFLRRRMLAPCIDVQFTAGTYKGTLPLQKMGNIGTSIGGFMPFGVFKTLKNRPVEGEKYAAVFAEHNFRTIPFELLGLHSLARKGLGIIVFGAIGRTWMSKKALTYTPLQITDTYSESGISINGLFGIARIDFAVPLTRKGFYVGFGMARMF
- a CDS encoding helix-hairpin-helix domain-containing protein; amino-acid sequence: MCSKNKLIARFSIIILFLPAVVLFSQDIQEKLLEDQKTKNTMILERLEDIKANPLNINSASEKTINAIPFFDNISARKIIRERKKNGDFKSLSDFQSRMHFDTDFVKLISSYIRFDKMEKSTPLSVSFRNRYMRKLEKEKGFSTNKFKGPPVYTYNRMTLSKGPFSSKILIHKDPGEASYADHFVGYAELHIKKHGLKIIAGNFIAETGQGLTLWGPYSQYKGANSVKAAKNRTSGISGYALSTEFGYMQGIALSLYNRHFSLTGFYSKAHKDASLNNDSTVSSFKKSGLHRTEYEIKTKGNACESNICFSASYINKNNSAGFTIMHARFSPPLNPEINERKQFEFKGQKLFVYGAHWDIEVKNVNLYGELSESDPGSCAIVTGAATNIGLLKLAFVYYYFSKKFYSPYSSFMSISPAKNRQGIYCGMKRKFSRRISASFYLDFHHTPWRTYFIPVPFNSSDIFSQWELKLSHKVKILLRFNKKTGARAIKDTHSSEPLVHVASTSLYKFRSGISYSPSKKIRFRARFEAVRFSINGSYYESIKHGENGFLFFADGLIKPFHKSFVNLRAIVFDTESWDTRIYEFERDLPGVLSNTPLYNRGERIYIIFALNPFKSFKLSAKWSLTFYPGRTYLRSGYNMIYGNKINKIGVQGDIYF
- a CDS encoding HAD family hydrolase, which produces MSKLLVFDFDGVICNSYHDSLMTSINTYIELVSEHDLPVSSKLSEKSVFEFEEREKEFCRMFRELMPLGNFAHDYYVILRIVEQNVFNTIKTQEDFDKFKKSCSPDIIDSYQKRFYKVRYDMQTNDPEAWVGILPAFTGVIPAVTKLSEKYTLAIATSKDVRSVEILLKEYDLINYFEHENILDKDYARSKREHLVTFSKKHAVDFSDMSFIDDKVLHLVSVRDLGVNLFLATWGFNTEREYDIARANGCRLLKLDELNTL